Genomic segment of Murdochiella vaginalis:
CAAGCTGCCGCCGCCCGGTGGATTTCTCCGCGTTGCTGTTCGGAAAGAAAAATTGATCTACCGAAATATGATAACGGGTTACAAGGTCATAGAACACCTGTAAACTCGGCTGTTGTCCCTTGTTCTCGATATTCGCAAGGTAACGCGGTGAGATATATAACTCGTCGCAAACCTTTTTGCGGCTCTCTTTGTATTCTTTTCTCGCGGCTTTTATGGCTGCCCCGAAAGCCTTAAAATCGTACAATGGTACAGGTCTTTTTGCCATTATTCATTCACCCTATTACATTCTACTGTTCACCTTTCTTCTTGGATATGTCTATACAATTCATATCATTAGGTTAAATACTTCCTGTTGTGTATTGACAGTAGACTGATTTTCTGATAAAATAAAATTTATGTAAAAGGAGGCGGCGTTTATGTTGCATAGCATGCGTATTAGATAAGCATTGAAAAAAAGGATTTTCCCATTTTCAACATGGGCTTTTTTGTCATGCTTATTTTGCGGATGCTATACAAAAAACTAACGACGTATAGATATAGTATAGACATAGTGCAAGCTATGCCTTAGTTTTGTTGTACTGCTCTGTGCATTATAAATGCAGGTCAATGCTCATGTTGAGGATTGACCTGCATTTTTTTGTGTAAAAAGGACGAGTGAAATATAATGCTTAAAAAATATTGGATAAAATGTCCGATTTGTAACGGAAAGACGAGAGTTCAAGTATTTCATAATACTGTATTAAAAGATTTTCCTCTTTTCTGCCCTAAATGCAAATTGACGCATATCATTGATGTAGAAAAATTA
This window contains:
- a CDS encoding cysteine-rich KTR domain-containing protein; amino-acid sequence: MLKKYWIKCPICNGKTRVQVFHNTVLKDFPLFCPKCKLTHIIDVEKLEIVIKNTEKQTFII
- a CDS encoding helix-turn-helix transcriptional regulator, whose product is MAKRPVPLYDFKAFGAAIKAARKEYKESRKKVCDELYISPRYLANIENKGQQPSLQVFYDLVTRYHISVDQFFFPNSNAEKSTGRRQLDALLDGMSDKGIRIVTATAREITEVEQAED